A part of Pectobacterium cacticida genomic DNA contains:
- a CDS encoding AEC family transporter — MAYVIVHALAPIFVIMLLGFFAGKAKMVDNNNVALLNIFVMDFALPAALFSATVQTPWAGIVQQSPLIVVLVLAMWITYAAIYFMATTLFKKSPQDAAVLTLTVALPNYAALGLPILGSVLGEGASTSLSVAVSIACGSVLMTPFCLLILEREKARAAGEATGSTLTMLPVLMWRSVKKPIVWGPLLGVVLSALGVHMPDLLLASIKPLGLSATATALFLTGVILSARKLQINTMVITSTITKLLIQPFIAWGIVLALGLSGSVAITAILMIALAAGFFGVVFGNRFGVQSPDAEAVLLLSSVLSILSLPLFITLTSGI, encoded by the coding sequence ATGGCTTATGTCATTGTTCATGCTCTCGCGCCCATTTTCGTCATCATGCTGCTAGGCTTTTTCGCCGGCAAAGCGAAAATGGTCGACAACAACAATGTTGCGTTACTCAATATTTTCGTCATGGATTTCGCGCTGCCCGCTGCGCTATTCAGCGCCACGGTTCAAACACCGTGGGCAGGTATCGTCCAGCAGTCGCCGCTGATTGTGGTGCTGGTGCTGGCAATGTGGATTACCTATGCGGCCATCTACTTTATGGCGACCACCCTCTTTAAAAAATCGCCACAGGATGCCGCCGTGCTGACTTTAACGGTCGCCCTGCCAAACTATGCGGCGCTGGGCCTGCCGATTCTGGGCAGCGTTCTGGGGGAAGGCGCTTCGACTTCGCTTTCTGTCGCGGTTTCTATCGCCTGCGGCTCCGTACTCATGACCCCGTTCTGTCTCCTGATTCTAGAGCGTGAAAAAGCGCGGGCGGCGGGAGAAGCGACAGGGTCTACCCTGACGATGCTTCCGGTGCTGATGTGGCGTTCGGTGAAAAAACCGATTGTCTGGGGGCCGCTGTTAGGGGTTGTGCTGTCTGCGCTGGGTGTTCATATGCCGGATCTACTGCTGGCTTCGATCAAACCGCTGGGTCTGTCTGCTACCGCCACAGCCCTGTTCCTTACCGGCGTAATTTTGTCGGCGCGTAAATTGCAGATCAACACCATGGTGATCACGTCGACTATCACCAAGTTGCTGATTCAACCTTTTATCGCCTGGGGGATCGTACTGGCGCTGGGCCTAAGCGGCTCCGTGGCGATTACCGCTATTCTGATGATTGCGTTGGCCGCAGGCTTCTTTGGCGTGGTCTTTGGCAACCGTTTTGGTGTGCAATCTCCGGATGCAGAAGCGGTGTTGCTGCTGAGTTCCGTGCTCTCTATTCTGTCATTACCGCTATTTATCACACTGACGTCGGGGATCTGA